From Nitrosopumilus sp.:
GTACGTCAAAAGCGGCACTAATTAGACTCGTATTAGGATATTTTTTTAAATCTGAAATCTTTTCAAGATTTTTGAATAAACCATAGTTCTGTGAAATTATTTTAAGAGTACTTTCGTTATTTTTCTTTATAGAGACATATGCATATCTATCAATAGAAGTACTAATTACAGCACCTCCATATTTTTCGGGGTAAGGAGGAACATCAGAACCACCTCCGGCAAAACTTATCCTAAGAGGAGACCTGCTTCGAACAACAACTGACATGTATGCTAGTAAAAATGTATCTTTAATAATTTTTATTTAAAAAAGTGTGTTGTATTTTTATAATATATTTAAGAATTTAAAATTTTGTAGACTGCATCTTTAATTTCTGTATTTGTTTCAATTTTAATAGTATTACAGCCTACATTTTTTCCTAGAATAATATCAGTATCTTCATCTCCTATTAGCCATGAATTTTTGATATCAATTGAAAACTCATTAATTGCCTTGAGTATTAAACCAGGTTTAGGTTTTCTACAATAACACCCATCATCTGGGTTATGAGGACAGAAGTAGAATTTTGTGATTTGGAAATCATATGTTTTGAACTTTTTTTGTATTAAAGTATGAATTTTCTCTAGTGTATCAACAGTAGATATCTCCCTTCCAATCATAGATTGATTTGTTATTACAAACAAA
This genomic window contains:
- a CDS encoding HAD family hydrolase, encoding MNKAVFLDRDGVITKRTQRYLTSIDELELLPNIEKWLKLLSKQGFHLFVITNQSMIGREISTVDTLEKIHTLIQKKFKTYDFQITKFYFCPHNPDDGCYCRKPKPGLILKAINEFSIDIKNSWLIGDEDTDIILGKNVGCNTIKIETNTEIKDAVYKILNS